The following are encoded together in the Daucus carota subsp. sativus chromosome 5, DH1 v3.0, whole genome shotgun sequence genome:
- the LOC108222906 gene encoding glucomannan 4-beta-mannosyltransferase 1 has product MVRGELETVVLQSITLNGILDQVLMLWDLIKEPLIVPLLKLMVNICLVMSVLLFIERVYMAIVKVFIKLLRRKPEKNYKWEAMQGEDLELGSSAYPMVLVQIPMYNEREVYQFSIGAACVLSWPSDRIIVQVLDDSTDLAIKDMVEMECMKWASKGINIKYEIRDNRNGYKAGALKQGLKHSYVSQCDFVAIFDADFQPEPDFLMRTIPFFVHNHDIGLVQARWKFDNADECLMTRMQEMSLNYHFIVEQEVGSQTYAFFGFNGTAGVWRIKALNEAGGWKDRTTVEDMDLAVRATLQGWKFVFVDDIRVRSELPSTFKAFRYQQHRWSCGPSNLFKKMAAEIATNKKVTLWKKLYVLYSFFFVRKVVAHIVTFAFYCVVLPLSCLVSGVDVPKWGVIYIPTTITLLNAVGTPRSLHLVIFWVVFENVMAMHRTKATIIGLLEIGRVNEWVVTEKLGDASKTKPSSSVPLLTKAPAKKSSSRILGRFNGLELIFGVFMLFCAWYDFNYGKYHYYIYLFLQSIAFFVVGVGYVGTIVPSK; this is encoded by the exons ATGGTGAGGGGAGAGTTGGAAACAGTGGTGCTTCAGAGCATTACACTGAATGGCATCTTAGACCAAGTTTTGATGCTGTGGGACTTGATCAAAGAGCCACTAATTGTGCCATTGTTAAAATTAATGGTGAATATTTGTTTAGTGATGTCAGTTCTGTTGTTCATTGAGAGAGTCTACATGGCAATTGTCAAGGTTTTCATCAAATTGCTACGACGAAAACCCGAAAAGAATTACAAGTGGGAGGCCATGCAAGGTGAAGATCTTGAGCTGGGGAGTTCAGCTTATCCTATGGTGTTAGTTCAGATACCAATGTACAATGAAAGAGAG GTGTATCAGTTCTCAATTGGTGCAGCATGTGTTCTGTCATGGCCTTCGGACAGAATTATAGTTCAAGTTCTCGATGATTCGACAGATTTAGCCATTAAG GATATGGTGGAGATGGAATGTATGAAGTGGGCAAGCAAAGGTATTAACATTAAGTACGAGATCAGAGACAATAGAAATGGGTATAAAGCAGGAGCCCTCAAACAAGGATTGAAGCACAGCTATGTGAGCCAATGCGACTTTGTTGCCATCTTTGATGCTGATTTCCAGCCCGAGCCTGATTTCTTAATGCGCACCATTCCTTTCTTCGTGCACAATCATGATATTGGCCTTGTTCAGGCTCGTTGGAAATTCG ataatgcaGACGAGTGCTTGATGACAAGAATGCAAGAGATGTCTTTGAATTATCACTTTATTGTGGAGCAAGAAGTGGGTTCCCAGACATATGCATTTTTTGGCTTCAATG GAACTGCAGGTGTCTGGAGAATTAAAGCCCTTAATGAAGCAGGAGGATGGAAGGACAGAACTACTGTTGAGGACATGGATTTGGCTGTCCGAGCTACCCTCCAAGGATGGAAGTTTGTTTTTGTCGATGACATTAGG GTAAGAAGTGAACTTCCAAGTACTTTCAAAGCCTTCCGCTATCAACAACATCGATGGTCGTGTGGACCTTCTAACCTCTTCAAAAAAATGGCTGCAGAAATTGCAACAAACAAG AAAGTGACTTTGTGGAAGAAGTTATACGTGCTATATAGTTTCTTCTTTGTAAGAAAGGTTGTGGCCCATATCGTCACATTCGCCTTCTACTGTGTGGTTTTGCCATTGTCTTGTTTAGTTTCTGGAGTTGATGTTCCTAAATGGGGTGTTATTTACATTCCTACCACTATAACCCTTCTCAACGCGGTTGGAACTCCAAG GTCACTGCACCTAGTGATTTTTTGGGTCGTTTTTGAAAACGTTATGGCAATGCACCGGACAAAAGCAACAATAATCGGGCTACTGGAGATAGGGAGAGTCAATGAGTGGGTTGTCACGGAAAAGCTAGGAGATGCTTCCAAAACTAAACCTTCCAGTAGTGTCCCTCTGCTTACTAAAGCCCCTGCCAAGAAATCAAGCTCCAGAATTTTGGGGAG ATTCAACGGGCTAGAGCTGATATTTGGAGTTTTTATGCTCTTCTGCGCCTGGTATGATTTCAATTACGGAAAGTACCATTATTACATCTACCTCTTCCTTCAATCAATCGCATTCTTTGTTGTCGGGGTTGGATATGTTGGCACAATTGTTCCAAGCAAATAG